The following proteins come from a genomic window of Triticum aestivum cultivar Chinese Spring chromosome 6A, IWGSC CS RefSeq v2.1, whole genome shotgun sequence:
- the LOC123130755 gene encoding zinc finger protein ZAT1, producing MAKNTCKLCFRRFASPRALAGHMRSHSVRNPAAKQQISSASSASTSFTAAADGDVSFKKPLPIYALRENPKRSLRVTDVAFSDRESEAESTPPHPKRAHAAAAGGETEPLSSVSDAATPEEDVALSLMMLSRDSWPSTGRGYGDGDYSDDGSDGGYTLPAPDPAPVEKRTRFQCGACKKVFRSYQALGGHRASHVRGGRGGCCAPPIAPPPPPPQPLAPAPLMEREGDEDMDGKGSPRECPYCYRVFASGQALGGHKRSHVCSAAAAAAQAHAAAAPPAPIKAFGMIDLNIALPFEDVELSAVSDPRFSSNPGS from the coding sequence ATGGCAAAGAACACATGCAAGCTCTGCTTCCGCCGCttcgccagcccccgcgccctcgCAGGCCACATGCGCTCCCACTCCGTCCGCAACCCGGCCGCGAAGCAGCAGATCTCATCGGCGTCCTCCGCGTCCACctccttcaccgccgccgccgacggcgacgTCAGCTTCAAGAAGCCCCTTCCAATCTACGCGCTCCGGGAGAATCCCAAGCGCAGCCTGCGCGTCACCGATGTCGCCTTCTCGGATCGCGAGAGTGAGGCCGAGTCCACCCCGCCGCACCCCAAGCGCGCGCACGCCGCCGCTGCCGGGGGCGAGACCGAGCCGCTGAGCTCGGTGTCGGACGCAGCCACGCCGGAGGAGGACGTGGCGCTGTCCCTCATGATGCTCTCCCGCGACTCCTGGCCTTCGACGGGGCGCGGCTACGGCGACGGCGACTACTCGGACGACGGGAGCGACGGCGGTTACACGCTCCCCGCTCCCGATCCGGCGCCGGTGGAGAAGCGCACACGGTTCCAGTGCGGCGCGTGCAAGAAGGTATTCCGTTCCTACCAGGCTCTCGGCGGCCACCGCGCCAGCCACGTGCGCGGCGGCAGGGGCGGCTGCTGCGCGCCTCCcatcgctccccctcctcctcctccgcagccGCTGGCACCGGCGCCATTGATGGAACGCGAGGGGGACGAGGACATGGACGGGAAGGGGTCGCCACGGGAGTGCCCCTACTGCTACCGCGTGTTCGCCTCCGGGCAAGCTCTTGGTGGGCACAAGAGGTCCCATGtttgctccgccgccgccgccgcagcacagGCGCATGCAGCCGCCGCTCCTCCGGCGCCGATCAAAGCCTTTGGCATGATCGATCTGAACATCGCGCTGCCGTTCGAGGATGTGGAGCTCTCTGCCGTGTCAGATCCCCGTTTCTCCTCCAATCCAGGTTCCTGA